Sequence from the Magallana gigas chromosome 4, xbMagGiga1.1, whole genome shotgun sequence genome:
gtaagcATAATAATCATTAAACACGTACACACACTATTTCAAATTATTGCTAAGAAATGAAAAGAaactgtatgaaaaaaaattattccctTAATAgaagtacatgtgtattaaaACTTTCGCGAAATTAAGTAAAGTTATTATAATAGTCAGAGCAATTAGCAAATCAAATCAGAACTCTGTAGTTTGATTCAATATTCAGCCTAATCAATATTAGTATCTGATTATTGCAGCTACATGTACAGCATATTTTGAGGTTATCTGTAtaaagttttgttaaaaatgtgacCCGGTTAAAATTTCACGACTTTTGATCTTAATTTTTAATGGAGAAAGAGCAGTCCGGTTCAATGATTAACGTTGTATAATGATTCAACTAACTCATGTCAAGATTCTTGATGATACACCTggattattttgtaaaaaataataaataatcctttttcaacaaaataagttttgtttttctgtgTTTTATAAGCTTGTCGAAGATGGTAAcacaaatgtttaaatgtttacgGTTTTGAATGGACTATTTACGTTTTATGAAAAGAAGTAAGTTTGACAAGTTGAAAAAAACTTGTAGCTTAAAAACCAGAAATAGTTTCTGATTAAGTGTTATTAGGATAAAGTGGTATTCGTCTTCAATTTTATATAGATTAcacaaatattcaaaattaactGTCACAAACCTTGATAATCCTGCTGTAGTGACCTTGCTTTATCAACGGGAATACTAAAAGTGGAGTGCAATGTTTTAATAGTCCATTTGGGTTACTGATTACTAGGTGTATGTTCACACGCTATACATAGTTAGATAGTATCTTAAAGCATAACGTGTTCGTAGATCTACTCGTTCCTAACAATATTTCTGGTCTGACACTTAAaacatttgagagagagagagagagagagaggggggagggGATCTACAAGGTCTTCTTTACGGTCGTCTTCCAATATACAGGTAGATTAAGGTCTATTGTTTCTTCAGCGACAAAAAACCGTTCAATTCACACATAACATACAAGAAATTAACACGTGTATGCACGTGTATCTGTAGAGCAATGATCATTAGTTATCTTAGGAgacgcaccccccccccccctcgtcccttatattatatattaaagaaaataatgagtaagttattttgtaaattttactacataatttgttataaattgagataaaaatacaataatgcaCATGTGCGTGATCAGATTGTGACAATGGTACAAAGCATTGCGGGTAGCCGTTAAGGCATAGTAAAGTGAATGATATTGAATGACGTATGAAAAATATCAGCATATTTCAGTTATATATTAGTACATATATATTGAAGAATCAATAATAATTACGAATGGATGCATGCATTATTCTTTCCTTTTCATCAAAACGTTTCTCGACTTAAGATTAATTTTGTTCAGTATGGCTGATTGCAATTGTCGGAATGACTATCAACATGTTCAAAGACAACCGATCTACATGGGTTATTGTGTTCTTTATGACTCGGAAAATTTGGATTTAGATATGAAATCAATTAAaaccgaaaaaaaaaccccaccacgTTCAGATGTCGAACATCCAGAATGAGCATGAATGTTGTAGTCAACACTAACCGTCTCGccacaaaaataacaaaatctgACTATCTGTTTGCAAATGAATGATTTATTGGCACAGATgtgttatacatgttatatcatttattttcctACACATTCAATCCCTTTTGCTTGATAGTTTTCTCAATATACAACAGTtgaacgccccccccccccccccgaaaaaaaatacgaatatgccttgacccccccccccccaaaaaaaaaacaacccgcTAACAAACAACAGAATACCCACCCATCCCCccccctttgaaaaaaaatatactggaTGCACACATGATTCTAATTAcggtttaaaattattaaaaacattattgTTATGTCTCAATTCGTTTACTTGGTGAAgttatatgaaataaacaagATCACACATTTTTGCGGCAGGCAAAATAGTTTTGATGATAATAAGTTGGATCCCTCTCTGAAAAACACAAttgttttattgaattctaattCTCTGATCATGTATACtgttgattgaaaaaaatatatatattgaaaagcTATATCATGCATTAATTATTatcatactttcatgttaaatacttaaatctgattggtttagacgcagttggtaatccgttctattaccctcagcgttagcaacacaacgaattgttacatgcgcgtaaattatgcgcgtacggtttgccgtagaattcacttcatttctatataaaagcagtaaaataagacattcagtataataaaataaatagtgtttgttttcttggggtgtcaatttcaacagttaccctcccaaacaggcactatttatataatatgggTATTCGACAAGCGTAAAAGCATACACGTGTATATTTCTGTAGCTTATCTTATAGACTTGTTCATAAATCTTTCcctgtattatattttatcatagaTGCTTCGGTGACAGGCATAATAATCAAAATGTTATGTTTTGGTAATAAATAACAAAAGCTTCAAAGGGGTGACCTCGGCAGGAGTATAAATTCTACctaagagttatctatctttacgaacattgaatatttttgctaattttttgctacatgtaagttattaataaaaaaaattatgtgatcATTAATTTAGTAactaaagtaaaataaaatatcaaagaaaatataaaattatccaTCAGATAAACGGCAAGAGTCTAGATATTCTCGACAGGCATGTTTCTCcggcaggcgtgttttagtacatgtatgaccCCTGTTTAGTACTGCTCTGAGATTCGGAATAGACGTAAGTCAACAATTTTTTCAGTCTCGACATGCCCCTGTGGTCTCGACTTATCTCGCTGGGATTAGGTTAGTTCCTCCGGGTCCTTCGGTAAATATTCCATGCAgtaccatgatattttttgataatgataaatatgtaaATCTCGTCCTACCAAAGTAGACAAAAGGTTACAACTTTTTTTCACCACCTCCACCAACCTAACCCCCCACCCCTTTCCACCGGTCAgacctttctttttttaaaatcatgattaCACATGTGCATGGTGAGCCTCTATTGCTCACTGTCGCTTATTACATCCCATAACTATACGAATTCAATGTTGACACATTAAACATGCATTAAGATACTAGTGCTTTATACACTTAGATTCATATATAAATTCTGATaccatatattttatgaaaaaatctaGGCTCTGATGTGCCTGATGTGCCTGAAGTCATGACATCAGGAACACGCAGTGCAAATGTGTTTGGGAGGTCATTGGAACAGCCGCATAAAGATCTATGAAATAAACGTTTTcatgaggcaatacacagtgtTTTGACTGAAAATGAGACGTGAAATTGACAgggttttaaaaaacttttacgTTCGAAAGTTAAACATAACTGATGAGTGCGAGGCTAATATGTATTACTGATCTGATAATCTTGTTAATGCGTAGGTTTAAATCTACGCCACAACCAGGAAGTAAATTAAACAAGCCTCGTATTCGCCTTATCTAATCTCTGTGCGGTTGTCAACCACGCTACAATTGCTGAACAAGTTCACATTGATACACAAAAAGCGGTAAGTTgaaataattgtatatatacatttatctaTATCTCATGACAGTAAAGAAGTTGACCCAATCTCTAGCATAAAAGTGGGTTTACTTCAAGTCATCAATGAATGATTTTATATGCATGTTCTTATTTTCACAGAACCGAAAGTAGTGgccatttaatttttaatcgtAATGCGACATGGTTAAACTATTCAATTGTTATTCTTCCATTCGTTGTGCACTTGTTGAGAAACAAGTCCAGTTGATAAGAGTTACTAATAAAAAGCGTAATAGGCCCAAATAGTTGGTCATAATTATCTACAGATTAAATTACACAcaacaaataatgtttttttgtaaatgtgTTCGATCATCTGTtcataatttatgtaaaattaagGAGGCTATTTATCTTGCTAAACGTGAAATATCCATCACtaagaaaaaaagattatcTTCAAAATTCCATCAAAATAGTATTTGGACAGTTGAATTCTGCTCCGAGATATTTAAGCAGCatatttggacgatttttaataatgaaaaaatgcacatacttgtaaaatttgaaattgaattagatGAAAGGGAAATTATCCAAGAAAATTTCACGCATACATTACCAattttcactcggaaaaattcataggaacgaaaacaattacatttttcaatttttcaatcgTGTATTGAAATATGATAAGCTATAGCCGGGGGTGTCAAAGGAGAAATGTTCATACATTTgtatgaacatcgtttgaaccctgaggtatttacaTATATTGAGTATTTAAGCAAAATTTTAAGCGACGTGAAttgaggatatcttgggacagagtcgAAATTTGACAGCTTAGGTTAACTTTGTGTACTACTTATTTCTATGTcgagttttattattataagaaagaattgaaaaacatgatctttaaattttctctaATTCATTTTTATGCTTATTTTATCGAGTATACTTTTGATATGCTAATAAGTCGAAAACCGGACAATAATATTTCCtgcatttacatttacatgtacctaactCATTGAAGATGGCATTATCTGAATCCCAAATACCACCCGACGCCCAGCACTATTTGGTGTGTGGCACTGAAGACTGTGAGAGGAACTGccagttttactgcaatgaCTGTCACCAACCATTGTGTGAAAAATGCAGAGATCAACATCAGAAGAATAAGAAAACCAAGAACCATGAAGTGGTTCTTTACAAACAACGCAAACGACAACTTCCCGTGGAGAAATGCAAGATCCACCCTACAAGACAGTTAAAGTGTCTCTATGAAGAATGCCAGAGTCCCCTTTGTTCTAAATGCACAGCCACAAAGGAACATCGCGGCCATGTTTTTACTGATCTAGAAATTGTCTTTGCTGAAAAGGTATTGCAATATCAAGAGGAAATTGACAAAATTCGAAATTATTTTGAGCCAGTTTCTCAAGACGTGAAAATAGAAATTGCTGGAGATGTCACAGAAATAAAGAAGATCATGGAAGACATAAGAACAGCAATGAAGGCTGAAGCTGAGTCTGTGAAAAGAATGGTAGACACAGTCACATCAGATAATATAGAACAAGTCGACAAAATAGAACAGTcattattaaaaacattaaacgACCAAAACCAAACATTTGATGATCACATCAACTATCTCAGtgatttaatcaaaacattttatagttACCTATCTCCCTCggacattaaaaaatttaacatttgcTCTTCAATCTGAAAAAATACTGATAAAACCAATACCAGAGACATCAAAACCAGTCCCACCCGTATTTACTGCTGGTCAATACAGCAAGCAAGATGTCGCCAAACTGCTGGGTAGAATAACTGTCCCTAACACTAAACCagagaacagaaaaat
This genomic interval carries:
- the LOC136275068 gene encoding RING finger protein 207-like, encoding MALSESQIPPDAQHYLVCGTEDCERNCQFYCNDCHQPLCEKCRDQHQKNKKTKNHEVVLYKQRKRQLPVEKCKIHPTRQLKCLYEECQSPLCSKCTATKEHRGHVFTDLEIVFAEKVLQYQEEIDKIRNYFEPVSQDVKIEIAGDVTEIKKIMEDIRTAMKAEAESVKRMVDTVTSDNIEQVDKIEQSLLKTLNDQNQTFDDHINYLSDLIKTFYSYLSPSDIKKFNICSSI